The Leishmania panamensis strain MHOM/PA/94/PSC-1 chromosome 5 sequence genomic sequence TTAGTCCCACCTCTTGCGTCTCCAAACTTATGCGGCACATGGGGTTAATGTGCTTATTTCATGCGCGGCAGCTCCATCTACGCCAACATGCGCATGGGCGTGGCTGCGCCAAGAAAACGGTGCTTTTCAGGATCACGGAAACGGTCGAGATACATAGAAATATCCATTACCACGTGATGATTGGCAAGCGCCCGGGCAGGGAGCAAGCAAGCAACCCGCCGAGCAATGCGGATGCTGATGATCCTGGTGGATTTTAGCGAAGCCTTCAACAGTGTGGATCCCGCGATTCTCCAGAAGAGACCACAG encodes the following:
- a CDS encoding hypothetical protein (TriTrypDB/GeneDB-style sysID: LpmP.05.0960) gives rise to the protein MWIAHLVPQQRKNVHVVPPPKPWKPPEHPPPHRPISPTSCVSKLMRHMGLMCLFHARQLHLRQHAHGRGCAKKTVLFRITETVEIHRNIHYHVMIGKRPGREQASNPPSNADADDPGGF